The Candidatus Methylomirabilota bacterium nucleotide sequence CCGGATCGTCGTCGCCGTCTCCCACGCCGACCCCATCAAGGCCGTCGTGGCGCATGCCCTCGGCACCCCCCTCGACCTCTTCCAGCGCATCATGATCGGCACGGCCTCCATCACCGCCATCGCCTATCGGTCTTCAGGCGCCGCCGTCCTGACCGTCAACTCCATGGACGGCGACCTCTCCGCCCTCGGCATCAAATGAGCGAATCCTTCGACTTCGAGAAGCCCGACTTCTTCACCGCCGGCGCCCTCGGCAAGCCGGGCGAGCGCACCTTCTTCCTGCAGGCGCGCGACACGGGCCGGCTCATCACGCTCAAGTGCGAGAAGGAGCAGGTGCGCGCGCTCGCCGAATACCTCTCCGGCCTCACCACCAAGCTGGGCGCGCCCAAGGGCAAGGTCCCCACCGATCTCGACCTGCTGCCCTTCGCCGAGCCCGCGTGGATCGTCGCCACGCTCGGTGTCGGCTACGACGAGGAGCACGAGCGCGTCATCGTGCACGCCCACGAGCTGTTCGAAGAGGAAGAGGAAGGCCAGCGCGCGGGCGAAGAGCCCGCCTCCGCGAGCGTGCGCATCACGCGCGAGCAGGCGCAGGCCTTCGTCGAGCGGGCGAAGGAGCTGATGAAGGGCGGCCGGCCGCCCTGCCCTGTGTGCAGCGGGCCCATGGACCCCGCCGGCCACGTCTGCCCGCGCAGCAACGGCCATGTTGTCCACTGACGCGCTCGATCTGCTGACCCGCGGCGACGTCACCATCAAGGGCCGCATGCCCTGGGCCAGCAACGTGACGCTGCTCGCCGAGGTGACGCTGGGCCCCACCTGCGCCCGCGCCATCTACAAGCCCGAGCGCGGCGAGCGACCGCTCTGGGATTTCCCGCCCGGGCTCTACAGGCGCGAGCTGGCGGCCTATCTCTTCTCCGAAGCCCTCGGTTGGGGCCTGGTCCCGCCCACGATCGTGCGCGAGGGCCCGCACGGCGAGGGCTCCTTCCAGCTCTTCATCGAGGCCGAGTTCGAACAGCACTGGTTCACGCTTCGCGAAGACCCGCGCCACCGCGAGCGCCTCCAGAAGATCTGCGTCTGGGACTTCGTCGCCAACAACGCCGACAGGAAGAGCGGCCACTGCCTCCTCGGCTCCGACAATCTGATCTACGCCATCGACAACGGTCTCACCTTCCACACCGAGATGAAGCTCCGCACCGTCATCTGGGACTACGCCGGCGAGCCGATCCCGAAAGGCATGCTGGACGACCTGAAACACTTCGTGATGGACGGGCTACCCGAGCCGCTCGCCGATCTCCTCGACGCCCAGGAGCAGCAGGCCCTCCGGGTCCGCGCCCAGGCCCTTGCGGACTACGCCCGCTTCCCTGAAGATAGGAGCGGTCACCGCTACCCTTGGCCGCTCGTGTAAGTGGACGAGCCAGCTCGTCCGGAGGGTGAACCACATGATCCGTGCCCTGTGGCTTCTGATCGTACTAGCTCTCTCCGCGACACTTCTGGCGTGCGGTGATGCCGGGGCGCAGGAGCGGCCCCGCTACGGTGGAGAGCTGATCTTCATGGTTCCCTCGGAGCCGCCGTCCTATGACGGGCACCGCGAGGGGACCTTCGGCACCGTCCACCCCTTCGCGCCCGTCTACAACACGCTCCTGCGCATTGATCCGACCGACCGAACGGGCACGCGGCCCGTGGCCGACCTGGCCGAGTCCTGGACGATGTCGCCGGACGCCATGACCTACACCTTCAAGCTGCGCCAGGGCGTCAAGTTTCACGACAGCAGCCTCCTGACGTCGCGCGACGTCAAGGCGAGCTATGACAAGATCATCTTCCCGCCGGCCGGCGTGATCTCCGCTCGCAAGGGGGCCTACCAGGTTGTCGAGGCCGTCGAGGCGCCTGATCCACAGACCGTGCGGTTCCGGCTCAAGTGGCCCGAGGCCTCGTTCCTGGTCAACGTGGCTTCGCCCTTCAACTTTATCTACAAGGCGGACATCCTCGCCAAGGACATACGGTGGTACGAGACGAACGCGATGGGCACCGGCCCGTTCAAGTTCGTCGAGCACGTGAAGGGCTCGCACCTTGTGGGGCGGAAGAACCCCGATTACTGGGACAAGGGGAAGCCCTATCTCGACGGGTACCGGGCCATCTTCATCTCCGCGTCGTCGGCCCAGGTGGCGGCCATCCGCGGGGAGCGCGCCCACATCCAGTTCCGCGGCTTCTCCCCGCCGGAGCGCGACAGCCTCGTCCAGGCGCTCGGCTCGAAGATCACGGTCCAGGAAAGCCCCTGGGACTGCGTCACGCTCGTGGCGATCAATCACGAGCGGAAGCCGTTCGACGACAAGCGCGTCCGCCGGGCGCTGACCCTGGCGCTGGACCGATACGAGGCGTCGAAGAACTTGTCCAGGATCACCGTCGTCCGGGACGTGGCGGGCATCCAGGTGCCGGGCACTCCATGGGCGACACCGCCCCAGGAGCTGGAGAAGCTGGCCGGCTACGGGCGCGACATCGCGAAGTCGCGGGCGGAGGCGCGCCGGCTCCTGCGTGAGGCCGGAGTGCCCGAGGGCTTTGCCTTCACCTTCAAGGTCCGCGGCATCCCGATGCCGTACGAACCGGTGGGCATCTGGCTGATCGACCAGTGGCGCCAGATCGGGCTCAACGTGAAGATGGAAACCATCGAAGCCTCGGCCATGATCTCCGTCTCCAGGCGCGGTGACTTCGACTTGTCCTCGGACGCCCAGTGCAACTTCGTCGTCGAGCCGGACCTCGACGTGGCGAAGTTCCAGTCCGTCGGCGTCTCCGAGAACAATTACGGCCGCTACAAGGACGCCGTCCTCGACGAGCTTTTCTTGAAGCAGGCGCGCGCCGTAGACGCTGAGGAGCGCAAGCGCTATCTCCGCGCGTTCGAGAAACGGCTGCTGGACGAGGAGGTCCACTACATCTATACCCTCCAGTGGCACCGGATCGTCCCGCACAGCGCCAAGGTCCGGGGATGGACCATCACCCCTTCCCACTTCTTGAACCAGCAGCTCGACACCGTGTGGCTGGCCGAGTAGGCGTAGGCGGGGTCAGGTCTTGAAATCCAACATTTGGCCTGAAAGATGATCGGGTGGCGCGGTGGAAGCCGAACGGCAATGT carries:
- a CDS encoding DUF3090 domain-containing protein is translated as MSESFDFEKPDFFTAGALGKPGERTFFLQARDTGRLITLKCEKEQVRALAEYLSGLTTKLGAPKGKVPTDLDLLPFAEPAWIVATLGVGYDEEHERVIVHAHELFEEEEEGQRAGEEPASASVRITREQAQAFVERAKELMKGGRPPCPVCSGPMDPAGHVCPRSNGHVVH
- a CDS encoding ABC transporter substrate-binding protein; translation: MIRALWLLIVLALSATLLACGDAGAQERPRYGGELIFMVPSEPPSYDGHREGTFGTVHPFAPVYNTLLRIDPTDRTGTRPVADLAESWTMSPDAMTYTFKLRQGVKFHDSSLLTSRDVKASYDKIIFPPAGVISARKGAYQVVEAVEAPDPQTVRFRLKWPEASFLVNVASPFNFIYKADILAKDIRWYETNAMGTGPFKFVEHVKGSHLVGRKNPDYWDKGKPYLDGYRAIFISASSAQVAAIRGERAHIQFRGFSPPERDSLVQALGSKITVQESPWDCVTLVAINHERKPFDDKRVRRALTLALDRYEASKNLSRITVVRDVAGIQVPGTPWATPPQELEKLAGYGRDIAKSRAEARRLLREAGVPEGFAFTFKVRGIPMPYEPVGIWLIDQWRQIGLNVKMETIEASAMISVSRRGDFDLSSDAQCNFVVEPDLDVAKFQSVGVSENNYGRYKDAVLDELFLKQARAVDAEERKRYLRAFEKRLLDEEVHYIYTLQWHRIVPHSAKVRGWTITPSHFLNQQLDTVWLAE
- a CDS encoding SCO1664 family protein, which gives rise to MLSTDALDLLTRGDVTIKGRMPWASNVTLLAEVTLGPTCARAIYKPERGERPLWDFPPGLYRRELAAYLFSEALGWGLVPPTIVREGPHGEGSFQLFIEAEFEQHWFTLREDPRHRERLQKICVWDFVANNADRKSGHCLLGSDNLIYAIDNGLTFHTEMKLRTVIWDYAGEPIPKGMLDDLKHFVMDGLPEPLADLLDAQEQQALRVRAQALADYARFPEDRSGHRYPWPLV